The DNA window ACCTTTGAAGTCTCTGGTGATCCACCTAACAGGTATATTATTAACTATACCTGTCGAGGATTAAGGTTAGATGAGATAAGTAAACAGGTAATTATTGCTAATTTTCATCAAGTAGAAATTTATCTACCAACCGCTTATCCCAGAATAAGACCAAATTTAGAGTGGCTGACACCAATATATCATCCCAATATTGGAACAAATAATCAAGTCTGTCTTGGTGGTTGGGCACCTTCAGAAAGTCTGGATAGACTTTGTGTCCGATTAGGGGAGATGATTCAATATAAGAATTTTGATGAATATGACCCAATAAACGCCAGTGCCGCGGCCTGGGCTTTGAAAAATCACGATAAATTACCTATTGACCCACGACCATTAGAGGCGGATGAACCACAATTAAAAGGAGCATACGAAATTAAATTATCATAATCAGTGAACAGTGCTGTACCTGTTTAGCGTGGTCAGAGAGCACAAATGAATGGTACTGACTTAGTGCGAAACCACTTCAAACACAACAAATTGTGTAATACAAAATCAAAAATTAAATATTAAAATGCAAAATGACATATCAAATATCAAAAAATCTTGACTTCGTGTTTAATTTATTGCCTTACAAGTATACAGGTTTGCAAAAACTTTCTTGAAAGAATTCAAGGGGTCAAGGGATCCAGGGGTCGAGTGAACACCTTATTTTTCACCTTCCTTGAATCCTTGACCCCTCGAATCCTTGATCCCTTTTTAGAGCAAAATATTTGCAAACTCAATTTATTTGGGTATATTTTTGCATTTTGCTTTGTCCTTTTGATTTTTACATTTTGATATTTGCATTAAACTCCTTGTGGAATATTTCGCACCAGTATCCTATTGTTTAACAAAGGTTACTTCTCAAATCAACGCAATTTGGAACACTCTAAACATGTACCTGAATTAGGAGAGTTTGAATGAATACCTTTTCAAATGATGAGGAAATATTAAAAATTAGACTAACAAACGAAGAGATAGTTAAACCTATCCCTGAAAAAATGCCACTACATAATCCAAATTATGCCATTAGATTATGTGTGGATAAACCAGAATATGCCTTGAAGATATTTGTTCCTATAGAGATAATGAAGCAGATACTTGATTACTCTAAAAAAGATACTACTCGAGAATTAGGTGGGGTCTTAATTGGTGATTATTGCCTTGATAATAAGATTAAATCTATAAAAATATCGGATTTTATTGAGGCAAGAAATACTCAAGGTGACAATAGTCATATTAGATTTAACCATGAGACATGGAATGCGATTGAACAGGAG is part of the bacterium genome and encodes:
- a CDS encoding ubiquitin-conjugating enzyme E2 encodes the protein MEYQSPRNLRLEEDYKKMQELVKKSPFITFEVSGDPPNRYIINYTCRGLRLDEISKQVIIANFHQVEIYLPTAYPRIRPNLEWLTPIYHPNIGTNNQVCLGGWAPSESLDRLCVRLGEMIQYKNFDEYDPINASAAAWALKNHDKLPIDPRPLEADEPQLKGAYEIKLS
- a CDS encoding Mov34/MPN/PAD-1 family protein, yielding MNTFSNDEEILKIRLTNEEIVKPIPEKMPLHNPNYAIRLCVDKPEYALKIFVPIEIMKQILDYSKKDTTRELGGVLIGDYCLDNKIKSIKISDFIEARNTQGDNSHIRFNHETWNAIEQEKKTKKIPEGKQMVGWFHTHPGWGIFLSEDDLFIHQNFFNLPWQVAMVVDPLQKEQGFFIWENDKIIKSRDFYLYTIKERESELISFVHSLSQSRKLDR